Proteins encoded in a region of the Trichomycterus rosablanca isolate fTriRos1 chromosome 26, fTriRos1.hap1, whole genome shotgun sequence genome:
- the mia gene encoding melanoma-derived growth regulatory protein: protein MGCCMNWILLLVLCVLLPVHTRAGRQMPKLSNKKKCADEDCSHPILIARALQDYYPQDCRFIPIQQGQLVYVYAMLKDQGNLFWAGSVQGSYYSDQEARIGHFPSSVVEETHALMPAEVEVKTTKWDFYCH, encoded by the exons ATGGGATGCTGTATGAACTGGATTCTGCTCTTGGTTCTGTGTGTCCTGCTGCCGGTCCACACACGGGCTGGCAGGCAGATGCCCAAACTGTCCAACAAGAAGAAGTGCGCTGATGAAGACTGCAGTC ATCCCATCCTCATCGCTAGAGCTTTGCAGGATTATTATCCCCAGGACTGTCGCTTTATTCCCATCCAACAAGGCCAGCTCGTCTACGTCTACGCTATGCTGAAGGACCAGGGCAACCTCTTTTGGGCTGGCAGT gTCCAGGGGTCGTACTATAGTGATCAGGAGGCCCGGATTGGACATTTTCCCAGCAGCGTTGTTGAAGAGACCCATGCTTTAATGCCTGCAGAGGTCGAGGTCAAAACAACC AAATGGGATTTTTACTGTCACTGA
- the hspb2 gene encoding heat shock protein beta-2, with the protein MADRTVPHAYPMSLNYEMCTPARIYDQNFAEALSPQDLMAPVLYHGYYIRPRINKQLERGFSQVDGEDDWYRVQLDVCQFAPDELSVRTVDNLLEVTGRHGQKTDEHGFVSREFTRTYILPIGVDPLLLQVSLSHDGILCIQAQRKIQDLEPKVKELKINVDQKGGKSS; encoded by the exons ATGGCCGACCGGACCGTTCCACATGCCTACCCGATGAGTCTGAACTATGAGATGTGCACACCGGCTCGGATCTACGATCAGAACTTCGCAGAGG CTCTGAGTCCTCAGGACCTGATGGCCCCGGTGCTGTACCACGGCTACTACATCCGGCCCCGCATCAACAAGCAGCTGGAGCGAGGCTTCTCGCAGGTGGACGGCGAGGACGACTGGTACCGCGTCCAGCTCGACGTCTGCCAGTTCGCCCCGGACGAGCTGAGCGTACGGACCGTGGACAACCTGCTGGAGGTGACCGGCCGACACGGTCAGAAAACAGACGAGCACGGTTTCGTGTCCCGGGAGTTCACTCGAACCTACATCCTTCCGATCGGCGTGGATCCGCTGCTGCTTCAGGTGTCGCTCTCTCACGACGGGATTCTGTGCATCCAGGCACAGAGGAAGATCCAGGATCTGGAACCTAAAGTCAAGGAGCTCAAGATCAACGTGGATCAGAAAGGAGGGAAGAGCAGCTGA
- the bicdl2 gene encoding BICD family-like cargo adapter 2: MISTRKESITSPSLEDSFFPFSSSTPSSRRRIMCRTDDLVESPEVDSSPSMLEKDLILAAEVGQALLERNEELEAQMEQMRRDVEALQQEKHILQRRLEVKELEAGQREAELQADITLLRKQLDQNHHQGRDRRREENEQLTQLSSHNQKLVEQLAEAVTLEHSLRLELRALQEEMEDTSFTRSISSARLDSLQAENRVLQERCSNMDQRLNSAQDDNDKLRVERDRLRERAAELQDVVKEKENELDQQQSESFQLRTMNHNLQQKVQALGEEASLGETTSFPLSLQNELQQSQAKESILAHSAVLQDREEEVQRLKEELETSKAELEALREELMPFRDTPNKPTYSALEEEIISVRQERDMLNQQLLNTIRHKVALRQEVESWQEDMRLVISQQVKLQVREKETEQAGSPLQRSGRTSRSFRLPREDGKKSFFSSLFGGE; encoded by the exons ATGATCTCGACACGGAAAGAGAGCATAACCTCTCCCAGCCTAGAGGACTCGTTCTTCCCCTTCTCCTCGTCGACCCCGTCCTCCAGGCGTCGCATCATGTGTAGAACGGACGACCTGGTGGAGTCACCCGAGGTTGACAGCAGCCCCAGCATGCTGGAGAAGGACCTGATCTTGGCTGCTGAGGTGGGCCAGGCTCTTCTGGAAAGGAATGAGGAACTGGAGGCTCAGATGGAGCAGATGAGGAGAGACGTGGAG GCCTTGCAGCAGGAGAAGCACATCCTTCAGAGGCGGCTGGAGGTAAAAGAACTGGAGGCGGGGCAGCGGGAGGCGGAGCTACAGGCTGACATCACCCTGTTACGTAAGCAGCTGGACCAGAACCACCACCAGGGTCGTGACCGTCGTCGGGAAGAGAACGAACAGCTGACGCAACTCTCCAGCCACAACCAGAAGCTAGTGGAGCAGTTAGCGGAG GCGGTAACTTTAGAGCACTCTCTACGTCTGGAGCTGAGAGCCCTTCAAGAGGAGATGGAGGACACCAGTTTCACCCGGTCTATAAGCTCGGCTCGGCTCGACAGCCTTCAGGCAGAG AATCGGGTCCTACAAGAGCGCTGCTCCAACATGGACCAGCGGCTGAACTCGGCGCAGGACGACAACGACAAACTGCGCGTGGAGAGAGACCgactgagagagagagccgCTGAGCTCCAAGATGTTGTCAAAGAAAAGGAAAACGAG CTGGATCAGCAGCAAAGTGAGTCGTTTCAGTTGCGCACCATGAACCACAACCTTCAGCAAAAGGTCCAGGCTCTGGGGGAGGAGGCCAGTCTCGGGGAGACCACGAGCTTCCCCCTGTCGCTCCAGAACGAACTCCAGCAGTCCCAG GCCAAAGAAAGCATCCTCGCCCATTCTGCTGTCCTGCAAGACAGAGAGGAAGAAGTCCAGAGGCTAAAAGAAGAG CTGGAGACCAGCAAGGCTGAACTGGAAGCCCTGAGAGAGGAACTGATGCCATTCCGCGACACTCCTAACAAGCCAACATACAG CGCTTTAGAAGAGGAGATTATTTCGGTGCGGCAGGAACGTGATATGCTCAACCAGCAGCTCCTCAACACCATCAGACACAAGGTGGCGCTCCGCCAGGAGGTCGAATCATGGCAG gAGGACATGCGGCTGGTGATATCTCAGCAGGTGAAGCTACAAGTCCGAGAGAAGGAAACCGAGCAGGCCGGATCGCCTCTGCAGAGGAGCGGCCGCACCAGCAGATCATTCCGGTTACCCAGAGAAGACGGCAAGAAGAGCTTCTTCTCCTCTCTGTTCGGTGGGGAATGA
- the cryabb gene encoding crystallin, alpha B, b, which translates to MDIAIQLPWFRRSFWPSFFPSRIFDQHFGEHVSESDVLAPHPSLYSSRPSFFRWPSWVESGLSEMKMEKDKFTINLDVKHFTPEELKVKISGDYIKVHAKHEDRQDDHGFVSREFVRKYRLPSGVDPASVTSSLSSDGVLTVTAPRKVSDAPERTIHISHDDKIVVAGPKKK; encoded by the exons ATGGACATCGCCATCCAGCTTCCCTGGTTTCGCCGCTCCTTCTGGCCATCCTTCTTTCCCAGCAGGATCTTTGACCAGCACTTTGGGGAGCATGTCTCAGAAAGTGACGTTCTGGCACCCCACCCTTCGCTGTACTCTTCCCGTCCTTCTTTCTTTCGCTGGCCCAGTTGGGTGGAGAGTGGGCTCTCAGAG ATGAAAATGGAGAAGGACAAATTTACGATCAATCTGGACGTGAAGCACTTTACACCTGAGGAGCTGAAAGTAAAGATCAGCGGGGATTACATCAAGGTTCATGCTAAACATGAGGATCGTCAG GACGACCACGGTTTCGTCTCACGGGAGTTCGTCCGAAAGTACCGCCTCCCATCAGGAGTGGACCCTGCCAGCGTCACGTCGTCTCTCTCTTCCGATGGCGTGCTGACCGTTACAGCGCCTCGTAAGGTCTCCGACGCTCCAGAGCGCACCATTCACATTTCTCATGATGACAAGATCGTCGTGGCCGGCCCAAAGAAGAAGTAA